The proteins below come from a single Desulfobacterales bacterium genomic window:
- a CDS encoding HDOD domain-containing protein, with the protein MTSFALPRSESEFKEWILELVNTLLTIMEEKDGSLKKHSKRVADNSANFCEQYKLLPENENFDLYLAGLLHDFGMVFFPNTLLLSDPNDRSDEEKVQMRKHPVVAETILSNMSSLKGILPFIRHHHESIDGSGYPDGLSGEDIPLGGRILCLFNELDTMIYPYSKEPAASTSDALAAIKNDAGKHFDPELIEQFAEFVEATSAQSDDFLLKKETASIKQIFTKIIQDFNSGKILPPVMPQVVKEVKGVIQQPNSTADHVAAVIEKDPVISLRLISVANSPIYRGIHKIRNLKEAIPRLGLKETLNLVIAIANKSLYETDRAQFRILMDKLWVHSLASAYGAKLIAEHLKLDDPENYFLMGLVHDVGKCLLLQAFTNISKTRKINFDVIQANIQQGHLSIGGVLLRRWGFDDIVVKVVTRHENLAPKPETEKELLVVHVINLLTRNIGYSLFDEEVDLEELESAKILGIEPEALEAIGAEIKLIIQDVAHLF; encoded by the coding sequence ATGACATCATTTGCATTACCTCGATCTGAATCCGAATTTAAAGAATGGATTCTGGAGCTGGTCAACACCCTTTTGACGATTATGGAAGAAAAAGATGGATCTCTTAAAAAACACTCCAAACGCGTAGCCGATAACAGCGCTAATTTTTGTGAGCAATACAAGCTGCTGCCGGAAAATGAAAATTTTGATCTCTATCTTGCCGGTTTGCTGCATGATTTTGGGATGGTTTTTTTCCCGAATACGCTCTTATTAAGTGATCCTAATGATCGAAGCGATGAGGAAAAAGTTCAGATGCGAAAACACCCGGTGGTGGCTGAAACCATTCTTTCCAATATGAGCTCCCTTAAAGGTATATTGCCTTTTATTCGGCACCATCATGAATCCATTGACGGCAGCGGCTATCCCGACGGCCTGAGCGGCGAAGATATCCCGCTCGGGGGGCGCATTCTTTGTCTGTTCAATGAACTGGATACCATGATTTACCCGTATTCAAAGGAGCCGGCTGCCAGCACCTCTGATGCGCTTGCTGCCATAAAAAATGACGCCGGCAAACACTTTGACCCTGAACTGATCGAGCAATTCGCTGAGTTTGTCGAAGCCACGTCCGCTCAATCCGATGATTTTCTGCTGAAAAAAGAAACAGCCTCCATTAAGCAGATTTTTACCAAAATCATTCAGGATTTCAATTCGGGCAAAATTTTGCCGCCGGTAATGCCGCAGGTCGTCAAAGAGGTAAAGGGGGTTATCCAACAGCCCAATTCAACGGCAGATCATGTTGCGGCTGTTATCGAGAAAGATCCGGTGATATCGTTGCGCTTGATATCGGTTGCCAACAGCCCGATCTATCGCGGTATTCACAAAATCAGAAATTTAAAGGAAGCCATCCCCCGCCTGGGGCTAAAAGAAACGCTAAACCTTGTCATTGCCATTGCCAACAAAAGCCTCTACGAGACCGATCGGGCCCAATTCAGAATTCTAATGGATAAACTATGGGTGCATTCACTCGCATCAGCTTACGGTGCCAAACTCATCGCCGAACACCTGAAACTGGATGATCCGGAAAATTATTTCCTGATGGGTCTGGTGCATGATGTTGGCAAGTGTTTGCTGCTGCAGGCATTTACCAACATTTCCAAAACCAGAAAAATCAACTTCGATGTTATCCAGGCCAATATCCAACAGGGTCATTTGAGTATCGGTGGCGTCTTGTTGCGTCGCTGGGGTTTTGATGATATTGTCGTAAAAGTTGTTACCCGGCACGAAAACCTTGCGCCGAAACCGGAAACCGAAAAAGAGCTTCTGGTGGTGCATGTGATCAACCTGCTGACCCGCAATATCGGTTACAGTCTCTTTGACGAAGAAGTGGATCTTGAGGAGCTGGAATCTGCTAAAATTCTGGGAATTGAGCCGGAAGCACTCGAAGCAATTGGTGCTGAGATTAAATTGATTATCCAGGATGTTGCCCACCTATTCTAA
- a CDS encoding efflux RND transporter periplasmic adaptor subunit, producing the protein MFTRLKRVLCVLILSGLLLNFCITALWGQDKPKGPPPAVVSVAPVKTGEVSPQTEFIGTVFYEEVSDVASEVSGRVEEVRFEEGQHIKKNQVLIKLGADILQKRLLGTSASYEQVLIELEIARIELKRMEKLYKTKSISEQSYDEDRFEVKGIEKRADSLKAEVERIEIELQKKVIRAPFDGVVIKRHVDRGEWLAEGATVAVLAKDDVVDIVADVSEKFIPYVQVGMPVQATINGKEITGSVIAIVPRGDVATRTFPVKIRTPNTLALIEGMSARVVLPVGQPRKALVVPRDAVITVFGQVVVYAVKESKAQMIPVKVIGYQGLVAGIEGAGLAEGMQVVVKGNERLRNGQMVSTSLYENK; encoded by the coding sequence ATGTTCACCAGATTAAAACGAGTTTTGTGCGTTTTGATTTTAAGCGGATTGTTATTAAACTTCTGTATTACGGCTCTTTGGGGTCAGGACAAACCAAAAGGTCCGCCTCCTGCTGTCGTTAGTGTCGCACCGGTAAAAACCGGTGAAGTTAGCCCTCAAACAGAATTTATCGGAACCGTATTTTATGAAGAGGTGTCCGATGTCGCCTCTGAGGTGAGCGGACGGGTGGAAGAGGTGCGCTTTGAGGAGGGCCAGCATATCAAAAAGAATCAAGTTCTCATCAAACTGGGTGCGGATATTCTACAAAAGCGGCTTTTGGGAACATCGGCATCTTACGAACAGGTTTTAATTGAGCTTGAAATTGCACGTATTGAGCTCAAGCGCATGGAAAAGCTCTATAAAACCAAATCGATATCTGAACAATCTTATGACGAAGACCGTTTTGAGGTTAAAGGAATTGAAAAGCGGGCGGACTCCCTGAAGGCAGAGGTAGAGCGCATTGAAATTGAGCTGCAGAAAAAAGTGATTCGGGCTCCGTTTGACGGGGTTGTCATCAAACGCCATGTAGACCGCGGGGAATGGCTTGCAGAAGGGGCGACGGTGGCTGTATTGGCCAAAGATGATGTGGTCGATATTGTGGCCGATGTTTCTGAAAAATTTATTCCTTATGTTCAAGTTGGGATGCCGGTCCAAGCGACCATCAACGGCAAGGAGATAACGGGATCGGTTATAGCAATTGTGCCCCGCGGAGATGTGGCTACCCGCACGTTTCCAGTCAAAATTCGAACACCGAACACACTGGCGCTCATAGAAGGCATGTCGGCCAGAGTGGTGCTGCCGGTTGGTCAGCCCCGCAAAGCGCTGGTGGTTCCCAGGGATGCGGTCATAACCGTATTTGGTCAAGTTGTCGTCTATGCGGTTAAAGAATCCAAAGCCCAGATGATCCCGGTAAAGGTTATCGGCTATCAAGGTTTGGTTGCCGGCATAGAAGGTGCGGGTCTGGCCGAAGGTATGCAGGTGGTGGTCAAGGGCAATGAGCGGTTACGCAACGGTCAAATGGTCTCCACTTCTTTGTATGAAAATAAATGA
- a CDS encoding efflux RND transporter permease subunit: protein MNAVRFSIEKPVTVIVGVILIVLFGIIGLIRMPYQLSPTVIEPEISVTTTWTGATPYEVEREIIEEQEKVLKGIPGLVEMESESFNSRGSVTLRFSLGTDPDDALLRVSNKLNEVPSYPENVDKPVITATGAATSPVIWMVLKTTGDNQQSPYQYRTYFENNIRQYIERTAGVADLFIGGGTEKEMHIIVQPEKLAAFGLTISELIDILRAENINISAGIMGVGRRDYRIRATGEFRSPADIKSIVIRSTGQQRIRVSDLATVEFGYEKLTTAMLHLGQEGIAIGVKPEPGANILDLSDRLEAVVERLNTEKLAPDSIKLDWVYDQRPYIRGAINLVRQNILIGGTLAIIVLLLFLRSIISTVIVATAIPISIIGTFTFMHVMGRSLNVVSLAGIAFAVGMLIDSAIVVLENIDRHRNMGKRAFEAAYDGTREVWGAILASTLTTIAVFLPVIFMEEEAGQLFRDIAIAVTFAVGLSLFVSVSVIPMFARQLYELTRKPMKSRSTKELLSGGGSRLIDGLMSLVKWVTHNWITRIATVIIFSLVSIFGSMMLLPKAEYLPHGNRNLVISLLIPPPGLSFDERKAIGEYIYRVNAPYIGKDHNGFPGIKNMFYVGAEQIMLFGAISTHEQRAGELLPLFTRTIFSIPGMFGVSTQAGVFQTSLGRGRTIEVNISGDDLNRIVQVAGAMFGAIMKEIPGSQIRPVPSLELLFPEARLVPLRDRLKAVDMTARDFGVALDVLMDGRDIGNFKEEGQKKIDLILKASEEDIHSPEKLYHSMIAIPGGRVVPISSLAKLERTTGITQIRHLERQRTITLQVTPPFSIPLQEAMETITTRIIQPMNGQNMLRGTDVRQSGVADKLTDARQTLQWDFILAAIIAYLLMSALFGNFVYPLIIMFTLPLAAVGGLLGLKLVNWLVAPQPFDILTMLGFIILVGVVVNNAILIVHQALNNVRLNGMTYQEAVLMSTRTRLRPIYMSAATSIFGMLPLVLVPGPGSEFYRGLGSVVLGGLAISTIFTIFVIPALLMFAIKMERPTA, encoded by the coding sequence ATGAATGCTGTTAGATTCTCCATCGAAAAACCGGTTACCGTGATCGTGGGTGTGATTCTCATCGTCTTGTTTGGCATCATCGGTCTAATAAGGATGCCATATCAATTAAGCCCCACCGTGATCGAACCGGAAATCAGCGTCACCACCACTTGGACCGGTGCCACGCCTTACGAAGTTGAGCGGGAAATTATCGAAGAGCAGGAAAAAGTATTAAAGGGCATCCCAGGGCTGGTGGAAATGGAAAGCGAATCATTTAATTCCCGTGGCAGCGTGACGCTGAGGTTCAGCCTCGGGACTGATCCGGATGATGCCCTGCTGCGGGTTTCAAACAAGCTCAACGAGGTCCCTTCTTATCCGGAAAATGTCGATAAACCCGTTATCACCGCTACTGGTGCCGCTACCTCACCAGTGATCTGGATGGTGCTAAAGACGACGGGTGATAATCAACAGTCGCCCTATCAGTATCGGACCTATTTTGAGAACAATATTCGTCAATATATAGAGCGTACCGCCGGTGTCGCCGATCTTTTTATCGGCGGCGGCACTGAAAAAGAGATGCATATCATTGTTCAACCGGAAAAACTGGCGGCTTTCGGGCTGACCATATCCGAGCTGATCGATATTTTGCGTGCTGAAAATATTAACATTTCCGCCGGCATTATGGGGGTGGGGCGGCGGGATTACCGCATCCGGGCCACGGGTGAATTTCGATCACCCGCAGATATCAAATCCATTGTGATTCGCTCCACCGGCCAGCAGCGTATTCGGGTATCGGATCTGGCGACAGTTGAATTCGGTTATGAAAAATTGACCACCGCCATGTTGCACCTGGGTCAAGAAGGGATTGCCATCGGGGTCAAGCCGGAGCCGGGCGCCAATATCCTGGATTTATCCGACCGTCTGGAAGCAGTGGTCGAGCGTTTGAATACTGAAAAACTGGCACCCGACAGCATCAAGCTCGATTGGGTGTATGATCAGCGGCCCTACATTCGGGGCGCCATCAATCTGGTGCGTCAAAATATCCTTATCGGTGGAACCCTGGCCATCATTGTATTATTGCTTTTTCTAAGAAGCATCATCTCTACGGTTATCGTGGCCACAGCCATTCCGATCAGCATCATCGGAACCTTTACGTTTATGCATGTGATGGGGCGCAGTTTGAATGTGGTCAGCCTGGCCGGCATCGCGTTTGCCGTCGGTATGCTGATCGACAGTGCCATTGTGGTGCTTGAAAACATCGACCGCCATCGCAATATGGGAAAACGTGCTTTTGAGGCCGCCTATGATGGGACCCGTGAAGTCTGGGGCGCTATTTTAGCCTCCACCCTGACGACCATCGCCGTGTTCTTACCGGTCATCTTCATGGAGGAAGAAGCCGGCCAGCTGTTTCGCGATATTGCCATCGCCGTCACTTTTGCCGTTGGGCTGAGCCTTTTTGTTTCTGTTTCGGTGATACCGATGTTTGCGCGCCAGCTTTATGAGTTGACCCGCAAACCGATGAAATCCCGTTCCACAAAAGAATTGCTGTCTGGCGGAGGCTCGCGCCTGATTGACGGGTTGATGTCGCTGGTCAAGTGGGTCACCCACAACTGGATCACCCGAATCGCTACAGTAATCATTTTCAGCCTGGTCTCGATTTTCGGTTCCATGATGTTGCTTCCCAAAGCGGAGTATCTGCCGCACGGCAACCGCAATCTGGTAATTAGCCTGTTGATTCCGCCACCGGGTCTGTCATTTGACGAGCGCAAGGCCATCGGGGAATATATTTATCGGGTCAATGCGCCCTATATCGGCAAAGACCACAATGGATTTCCGGGCATTAAAAATATGTTTTACGTGGGCGCTGAGCAAATCATGCTATTTGGTGCCATCAGTACCCATGAACAGCGCGCCGGCGAATTGCTGCCGTTGTTCACGCGCACCATTTTTTCCATTCCCGGTATGTTCGGAGTCAGCACCCAGGCGGGTGTCTTTCAAACTTCCCTGGGACGCGGCCGGACCATCGAGGTCAACATTAGCGGCGATGATCTCAATCGAATCGTCCAGGTGGCCGGGGCCATGTTTGGCGCTATCATGAAAGAAATTCCCGGTTCACAGATACGACCGGTGCCGTCGCTGGAGCTGCTGTTTCCCGAGGCGCGCCTGGTGCCGCTGCGCGATCGTCTTAAAGCGGTTGACATGACGGCCAGGGATTTCGGTGTTGCCTTAGATGTCCTTATGGACGGCAGGGATATCGGGAATTTCAAAGAAGAAGGCCAGAAAAAAATCGACCTGATTTTAAAAGCGTCCGAAGAAGACATTCACTCGCCGGAAAAACTGTATCACTCTATGATCGCCATTCCCGGTGGGCGCGTTGTCCCAATTTCATCCCTTGCCAAGCTGGAGCGAACCACCGGAATCACCCAGATCCGTCATCTTGAACGCCAGCGTACCATTACGTTGCAGGTGACCCCGCCGTTTTCCATTCCGTTGCAGGAAGCCATGGAAACCATTACCACCCGGATTATTCAGCCGATGAACGGACAGAACATGTTGCGCGGCACCGATGTTCGACAAAGCGGTGTGGCGGACAAGTTAACCGACGCACGTCAAACCCTGCAGTGGGATTTTATCCTGGCGGCGATCATCGCCTATTTGCTGATGTCCGCTCTGTTCGGGAATTTTGTTTATCCGCTGATCATTATGTTTACCCTGCCGCTGGCGGCGGTCGGCGGGCTTTTGGGGCTGAAACTGGTTAACTGGCTTGTTGCGCCCCAGCCCTTTGATATTCTCACCATGCTGGGGTTTATCATTCTTGTCGGTGTGGTGGTCAACAATGCCATCTTGATTGTCCACCAGGCCTTAAACAACGTGCGTCTCAACGGTATGACGTATCAAGAAGCGGTCCTGATGTCCACGCGCACCCGCTTGAGACCAATCTACATGAGTGCGGCCACTTCCATTTTCGGCATGCTGCCGCTGGTGTTGGTGCCCGGTCCGGGATCGGAGTTTTACAGAGGACTGGGCAGCGTGGTTTTAGGCGGTCTGGCCATTTCAACGATCTTCACCATATTTGTCATCCCGGCCTTGCTGATGTTTGCCATTAAGATGGAACGACCCACAGCATGA
- the trpS gene encoding tryptophan--tRNA ligase, translating to MNNIALSGIKPTGTLHIGNYLGMIKPAFDLIENYQTLYFVADYHALTTVKDKATLNQHVYDVAATLLALGLDPRKVIFFRQSDIPQIYEFTWILSCFAAKGLLNRAHAYKAAVAANLNAGKQSDADINTGLFNYPVLMAADILIYGANWVPVGQDQRQHVEIARDIADAVNSICGNVLTLPEALIQETVMTIPGIDGRKMSKNYDNTIPIFADDTFLRKQVMRIVTDSKHPEDPKSPDECNVFGIYKHFAAEDTIASRRKAYHEGGLAYSDIKQELYELLSEFFGRHRDTYHKLLADKPHLDAILKQGAEKARAIAEPMLDRVRRAIGIRR from the coding sequence GTGAACAATATTGCCTTAAGCGGCATCAAGCCAACCGGAACACTGCATATCGGCAACTATTTAGGGATGATCAAGCCGGCCTTTGACCTGATTGAAAATTATCAAACCTTATATTTTGTGGCCGATTATCATGCCCTGACCACCGTCAAAGACAAAGCAACCTTGAATCAGCATGTCTATGACGTTGCTGCTACCTTGTTGGCTTTGGGGCTGGATCCCCGCAAGGTCATTTTCTTTCGCCAGTCCGATATCCCGCAGATTTATGAATTTACCTGGATTTTAAGCTGTTTTGCCGCCAAAGGATTGCTCAATCGGGCACACGCCTATAAAGCAGCGGTCGCTGCCAATCTTAACGCTGGGAAACAGTCCGATGCGGATATTAATACCGGTTTGTTTAATTATCCGGTTTTGATGGCGGCTGATATCCTAATCTACGGCGCGAATTGGGTGCCTGTGGGCCAGGATCAACGTCAACATGTAGAAATTGCAAGAGATATTGCAGATGCTGTTAACAGCATCTGTGGGAATGTGTTGACCTTGCCGGAAGCCTTGATACAGGAAACAGTGATGACCATACCGGGTATTGACGGCCGCAAAATGAGCAAAAATTACGATAACACCATCCCCATCTTTGCCGATGACACATTCCTGCGCAAACAGGTGATGCGAATTGTTACAGATTCCAAACACCCGGAAGATCCCAAAAGTCCGGATGAATGCAATGTGTTTGGCATCTATAAACACTTTGCCGCTGAGGATACCATCGCGTCCCGGCGCAAGGCCTATCACGAAGGGGGATTGGCGTACAGTGACATCAAACAGGAGCTGTATGAGCTGCTCAGCGAGTTTTTTGGCCGACACCGGGACACCTACCATAAGCTGCTGGCGGATAAACCTCATCTGGATGCTATTTTGAAACAAGGTGCTGAAAAAGCACGCGCGATAGCCGAACCCATGCTTGACCGAGTGCGTCGGGCCATTGGTATAAGGCGCTAA
- a CDS encoding class II fumarate hydratase has translation MMKYRKEKDTMGTVMVPQEAYYGPQTQRAVDNFPIGRLTIPANFIHALALVKKCAARANKELGLLDAKLADAIESAAQEVIDGQLDDQFVINVFQTGSGTSTNMNMNEVVACRANEILSGKKSGKTPVHPNDHVNLGQSSNDVIPSVIHIAALLSIRENLIPALQSLQKSLVKKAQAFANIHKIGRTHLQDAVPMVLGQEFSGYARQIELGIQRLAAAEDRLGELALGGTAVGTGVNTHSEFASRVIALLSSDTKIVFQEAANHFEAQAAQDAAVETSGALKTLAVSLTKIANDIRWLASGPRCGIGEINLPSLQPGSSIMPGKVNPVIPEAVIQVAAQVMGNDTTIMLGGQGGNFELNVMLPVIAYNLLQSIELLAAGANVFTQKCIDGITANEEACAGYIEKSLALATGLVPKIGYDKAAAVSKKAYESGKTVRQVVLEDNILTEKEFDRWLQGQFKTFDDV, from the coding sequence ATGATGAAATATCGGAAAGAAAAAGACACCATGGGAACCGTCATGGTTCCGCAAGAAGCCTATTATGGGCCCCAAACCCAACGGGCGGTTGATAACTTTCCTATTGGTCGCTTAACCATTCCGGCTAACTTTATTCACGCCCTGGCTTTGGTTAAAAAGTGCGCCGCGCGGGCAAACAAAGAGCTGGGATTGTTAGATGCCAAGCTGGCCGACGCTATCGAAAGCGCCGCGCAAGAAGTCATCGACGGTCAGCTTGACGATCAATTTGTCATTAATGTCTTTCAGACCGGATCCGGTACTTCCACCAATATGAATATGAACGAAGTGGTAGCCTGCCGCGCCAATGAGATTTTAAGTGGTAAAAAGAGCGGCAAAACACCGGTCCATCCCAATGATCATGTCAATCTGGGCCAATCGAGCAACGATGTGATCCCGTCGGTGATCCATATCGCTGCCCTGCTATCCATCCGTGAGAATCTTATTCCCGCTCTTCAATCGCTTCAGAAATCGCTTGTGAAAAAAGCGCAAGCCTTTGCCAACATCCATAAAATTGGCCGAACACATTTACAGGATGCGGTTCCCATGGTACTGGGCCAGGAATTTTCCGGCTATGCCCGCCAGATCGAACTGGGGATTCAAAGATTAGCTGCGGCCGAAGACCGGCTTGGCGAGCTGGCTTTGGGTGGTACGGCGGTGGGCACCGGCGTCAATACCCATTCTGAATTTGCCAGCCGGGTTATTGCCCTGCTTTCTTCTGATACAAAGATTGTGTTTCAGGAAGCAGCCAATCATTTCGAAGCCCAGGCTGCCCAGGATGCCGCCGTAGAGACCAGTGGTGCTCTGAAAACCCTGGCAGTGAGCCTGACTAAAATCGCCAACGACATTCGTTGGCTGGCTTCGGGCCCGCGCTGCGGTATCGGTGAAATCAACCTGCCATCATTACAGCCGGGTTCATCCATCATGCCGGGTAAAGTCAACCCGGTGATACCCGAAGCCGTTATCCAGGTGGCGGCCCAGGTAATGGGCAATGATACCACTATTATGTTGGGCGGGCAGGGCGGTAATTTTGAACTTAACGTGATGCTGCCGGTAATCGCTTACAATCTGTTGCAATCCATTGAGCTGCTGGCGGCAGGGGCAAACGTGTTCACCCAAAAATGTATTGATGGCATCACAGCCAACGAAGAAGCCTGTGCAGGCTACATCGAGAAAAGTCTGGCGCTGGCAACGGGGCTGGTACCTAAGATTGGATATGATAAGGCTGCTGCGGTTTCAAAAAAAGCCTATGAGTCAGGTAAAACCGTACGGCAGGTTGTACTGGAAGATAATATTTTAACGGAAAAAGAATTTGACCGGTGGCTGCAGGGTCAATTCAAAACATTTGATGATGTTTGA
- a CDS encoding UbiA family prenyltransferase, whose translation MAETSCQYDFTGFERLKLFWALSRTPHGLLDMSTAALASLLWLGHFPSFRIIALGLITVFAGYTAVYALNDVVGYRSDKKKLQQGNLREIEDCHDLDAKLVRHPMARGLLSFKEGLVWSVAWSLLALIGAYLLNPVCVLIFVGGCVLETIYCYMWNVSPSRTIVSGVVKAAGPIAAVYAVDPNPALSFVLVLFLLLFFWEVGGQNVPNDWIDLEEDVRFGARTIPIRFGLEQANTIIFGSIMLTLILSGVLLTLSPITFGLPFIIGFALVGFYFLLLPTITLFRTDESSHAMILFNKASYYPLAMLVVVVVKLLF comes from the coding sequence ATGGCCGAAACCTCGTGCCAGTATGATTTTACCGGCTTTGAGCGCCTGAAGCTTTTTTGGGCGCTTTCCAGGACCCCCCATGGCTTGTTGGATATGTCCACTGCAGCGCTGGCATCACTGCTATGGCTGGGCCATTTCCCTTCATTTAGGATTATTGCCCTGGGGCTGATTACTGTTTTTGCCGGATATACGGCAGTGTATGCCCTCAATGACGTGGTAGGCTACCGTTCAGACAAAAAGAAGCTTCAACAGGGGAATCTGCGTGAGATCGAGGACTGCCATGATCTCGATGCCAAGCTTGTACGCCACCCAATGGCGCGCGGGCTGCTGAGTTTTAAAGAAGGGCTTGTCTGGTCGGTGGCCTGGTCGCTGCTGGCCCTTATTGGTGCCTACCTGTTAAATCCCGTTTGTGTATTGATTTTTGTTGGCGGTTGTGTTCTTGAAACGATCTACTGCTATATGTGGAATGTCAGCCCTTCGCGGACCATTGTCAGCGGGGTTGTCAAAGCCGCCGGCCCGATTGCAGCCGTATATGCGGTTGATCCGAATCCGGCGCTATCTTTTGTGCTCGTCCTATTTTTGTTGCTGTTTTTCTGGGAAGTCGGCGGCCAGAACGTTCCCAATGACTGGATCGATCTGGAAGAGGACGTGCGTTTCGGCGCCCGCACTATCCCCATTCGTTTTGGGCTTGAGCAGGCCAACACTATCATATTCGGCTCCATTATGCTGACATTGATCCTGTCGGGAGTATTGTTAACCTTGTCTCCGATCACTTTCGGGCTTCCGTTTATCATTGGCTTTGCGCTGGTGGGGTTTTATTTTTTATTGCTGCCGACCATCACATTATTTCGAACAGATGAAAGTTCTCATGCCATGATTTTGTTTAACAAAGCCAGTTATTACCCGCTGGCGATGCTGGTTGTTGTGGTTGTTAAGTTGCTCTTTTGA
- a CDS encoding cytochrome b5 domain-containing protein, with the protein MQEFDQAELEKYDGKDGRPIYIAYKGNVYDVTNSKLWKNGMHMKRHHAGEDLTADIQGAPHEPDVLERYPQVGTLKEEAIADEPEMPRFLARLLEKQPFLRRHPHPMTVHFPIVFTFSTSVFNILYLMTGIKSLEVTALHCLAGGILFTAVGIATGVYTWWLNYLAKPMRPVKIKIPLTLCLLATQIILFVWRISDPNVLDSIQGASILYLLLVLAMIPMITVIGWFGASMTFPVEH; encoded by the coding sequence ATGCAGGAATTTGACCAGGCCGAACTTGAAAAATACGATGGCAAAGATGGGCGCCCCATTTATATTGCTTACAAGGGCAACGTCTATGATGTGACCAACAGCAAATTGTGGAAAAATGGCATGCATATGAAGCGCCATCATGCCGGCGAAGATTTAACGGCTGATATACAGGGGGCGCCGCATGAGCCCGATGTTTTAGAAAGATACCCCCAGGTGGGCACGCTGAAAGAAGAAGCAATTGCAGACGAACCTGAGATGCCCCGCTTTTTGGCCCGGCTGCTGGAAAAGCAGCCTTTCCTCAGACGGCATCCCCATCCGATGACGGTTCATTTTCCGATTGTTTTTACGTTTTCCACGTCGGTTTTTAACATTTTGTATTTGATGACCGGCATAAAGTCCCTGGAGGTCACTGCCCTGCATTGCCTGGCGGGCGGCATTTTGTTTACCGCTGTCGGCATTGCCACCGGCGTCTACACCTGGTGGTTGAATTACCTGGCCAAACCCATGCGACCCGTCAAAATCAAAATACCGCTGACCCTTTGCCTATTGGCCACCCAGATCATTCTGTTTGTCTGGCGCATCTCCGATCCGAATGTCCTCGATTCCATCCAGGGCGCCAGCATTTTGTATCTATTGCTCGTGCTGGCGATGATTCCGATGATTACGGTTATTGGGTGGTTTGGGGCTTCGATGACCTTCCCTGTCGAACACTAA
- a CDS encoding cytidylate kinase-like family protein, with translation MAVITISRGSYSRGKEIAEKVAQKLGYECISRDLLLEVSKEHNIPELKLEHAIHDAPGMLERLNRKEEKYIAYIKSALLEHLKVDSVVYHGLAGHFFVKDVPHALKIRVLSDMEDRVQLEMERKNIDAEEARSMLEKDDEERRKWSRRLYGIDTADPSLYDLVVHIKQLTVDDAVDLICDTVSKEHFKTTPESQRQIEDLALSAAINKALIDVGPDISVCVDNQTAYIDTEAAICAEESFVKEIREVVETFEGISDIKIDCHPIVALSE, from the coding sequence ATGGCCGTTATTACTATTTCAAGAGGATCTTACAGCCGTGGCAAAGAAATTGCCGAAAAAGTTGCTCAGAAGCTGGGTTACGAATGCATCTCAAGAGATCTGCTTCTGGAAGTGTCCAAGGAACACAATATACCCGAATTAAAGCTGGAGCATGCCATTCATGATGCACCCGGTATGCTCGAGCGCTTGAACCGCAAAGAAGAAAAATATATCGCTTACATCAAATCCGCACTTTTAGAGCACCTCAAAGTCGACAGCGTTGTCTATCACGGCCTTGCCGGCCATTTTTTTGTCAAAGACGTCCCGCACGCACTTAAGATAAGGGTCTTGTCGGATATGGAAGATCGGGTTCAGCTGGAAATGGAGCGCAAGAACATCGATGCCGAAGAAGCTCGCAGCATGCTTGAAAAAGACGATGAAGAGCGTCGCAAATGGAGCCGACGCCTTTACGGGATTGATACGGCTGATCCCAGTCTGTACGATCTGGTTGTCCACATCAAGCAACTAACGGTGGATGACGCCGTTGATTTGATTTGCGACACTGTCTCCAAGGAGCATTTCAAAACAACCCCTGAATCGCAGCGCCAGATCGAAGATCTGGCTTTGAGTGCCGCCATAAACAAGGCGCTTATAGACGTAGGACCGGACATCAGCGTCTGTGTTGACAATCAGACCGCTTATATTGACACTGAAGCGGCCATCTGCGCTGAGGAAAGTTTTGTAAAGGAAATCAGAGAAGTGGTTGAAACTTTCGAGGGCATATCGGATATCAAGATCGACTGCCATCCAATCGTTGCGCTGAGCGAATAA